The following proteins are co-located in the Mus caroli chromosome 7, CAROLI_EIJ_v1.1, whole genome shotgun sequence genome:
- the LOC110297436 gene encoding galectin-6-like, which translates to MAYVPAPGYQPTYNPTLPFKRPIPGGLSVGMSVYIQGMAKENMRRFHVNFAVGQDDGADVAFHFNPRFDGWDKVVFNTMQSRQWGKEEEKKSMPFQKGKHFELVFMVMPEHYKVVVNGSSFYEYGHRLPVQMVTHLQVDGDLELQSINFLGGQPAETSYPVMTGPPVFNPRLPYVGALHGGLTVGRTIIIKGYVLPTARTFGINFRVGSSDDIALHINPRIGDCLVRNSYMNGSWGAEERMVAYNPFGPGQFFDGTLGVKAVTQELRQISKLLET; encoded by the exons ATGGCCTATGTCCCAGCACCGGGCTACCAGCCCACCTACAATCCG ACTCTGCCCTTCAAGAGACCCATCCCAGGTGGCCTCAGTGTCGGGATGTCAGTTTACATCCAAGGAATGGCCAAAGAGAACATGAGACG GTTCCACGTGAACTTCGCTGTGGGGCAGGATGATGGGGCAGATGTTGCTTTCCACTTCAATCCCCGCTTTGATGGCTGGGACAAGGTGGTCTTCAACACGATGCAAAGCAGACAATGGggcaaggaagaggagaaaaagagcatGCCTTTCCAGAAGGGCAAGCACTTCGAGCTGGTGTTCATGGTCATGCCTGAGCACTACAAG GTCGTGGTGAACGGAAGCTCCTTCTATGAATATGGGCACCGGTTACCTGTACAGATGGTTACCCATCTGCAAGTGGATGGGGACCTAGAACTTCAGTCCATCAACTTCCTCGGAGGCCAACCTGCTGAAACCTCATATCCG GTCATGACAGGACCCCCAGTCTTCAATCCG cGTCTGCCATATGTGGGGGCTCTGCACGGGGGCCTTACAGTCGGAAGAACCATCATAATCAAGGGATATGTACTTCCTACAGCCAGGAC CTTTGGCATCAACTTCAGGGTGGGATCGTCCGACGACATAGCTTTACACATAAACCCTCGCATAGGTGACTGTTTGGTTCGCAACAGCTATATGAATGGCTCTTGGGGCGCTGAAGAGAGGATGGTGGCCTACAACCCATTTGGCCCTGGGCAGTTCTTTGAT